A region from the Triticum aestivum cultivar Chinese Spring chromosome 3D, IWGSC CS RefSeq v2.1, whole genome shotgun sequence genome encodes:
- the LOC123076551 gene encoding uncharacterized protein: MSEMMKTATHRRKLSLPATTLASSNSSSPNPAATTSSPYFLPELISQIASRVTTLQDFFALRATYRDLLPPLPSNLACQAPHLLLVPGSLALFHLPLRRRLRFRLPRPIPDVDPSPAAFYSFGYRIAMNSPNHRELTFVHLLTGKRFCLPHPPADFCRLLLSGDLVLAFVPTSAVPSSIAASGMLNGPWRHALNPTFLRI; the protein is encoded by the coding sequence ATGAGTGAAATGATGAAGACGGCGACGCACCGACGAAAATTATCACTGCCGGCCACCACCCTGGCCTCCTCCAACTCCTCGTCGCCAAATCCCGCAGCAACAACCTCGTCACCCTACTTCCTACCCGAGCTCATCTCCCAGATCGCGAGTCGCGTGACCACCCTCCAGGATTTCTTCGCCCTCCGCGCAACCTACCGGGATCTCCTCCCTCCGTTGCCGTCCAACCTCGCCTGCCAAGCCCCACACCTTCTCCTTGTACCGGGATCTCTAGCCCTGTTCCACCTACCCCTCCGCCGTCGCCTGCGCTTCCGCCTCCCCCGCCCCATCCCTGATGTTGACCCTAGCCCTGCCGCCTTCTACTCTTTTGGCTATCGCATCGCCATGAATAGCCCCAACCACCGTGAGCTCACCTTCGTCCACCTCCTCACAGGAAAGCGATTTTGCCTCCCCCATCCACCAGCAGACTTCTgtcgcctcctcctctccggcgatctcGTTCTTGCCTTCGTTCCGACGTCGGCCGTGCCGTCCAGTATTGCCGCCTCGGGGATGTTGAATGGCCCGTGGCGTCATGCACTGAACCCTACGTTCTTGAGGATTTGA